A genomic segment from Neodiprion lecontei isolate iyNeoLeco1 chromosome 1, iyNeoLeco1.1, whole genome shotgun sequence encodes:
- the LOC124296599 gene encoding uncharacterized protein LOC124296599, translating to MAAFNIPYKLSLKGNVAQNWKIFIQQFEIYLIAAEKDAKADKIKISLLLNFVTRLRNIRTCSNVTQESRKKLRLGSPTSATVVNALKNNFQDQNKYRLKKKHENNSSEKFKISQNASDSAKFHCRNCGTLHGVRECPAFHKICNKCKKSNHFAEICRSNVQRKVNELEFESDNEYNSLLVKEITVINPKINIYKKVEAVKAVKNNEWWETICLNQKPMKMQLDSASEINILSQNSFKQNFKAS from the exons atggcaGCATTCAACATACCCTACAAATTAAGCTTGAAAGGAAATGTGGCccaaaattggaaaatttttatacaacaatTTGAGATTTATTTAATCGCTGCAGAAAAGGACGCCAAAGCTGacaaaatcaaaatcagtCTTCTCTTGAATTTCGTCA CAAGATTGAGAAACATTCGAACATGTTCTAACGTCACTCAAGAAAGCCGTAAAAAATTGCGA TTGGGTAGTCCAACAAGTGCAACTGTTGTCAACGCACtcaagaataattttcaagacCAGAACAAGTATCGGTTGAAAAAGAAGCATGAAAATAATTCGAgtgaaaagtttaaaatttcCCAAAATGCAAGTGATAGTGCAAAATTCCATTGCAGAAATTGTGGCACTCTTCATGGTGTACGAGAATGTCCAGCATTTCATAAAATCTGCAATAAGTGTAAAAAATCCAACCACTTTGCAGAAATCTGCAGATCTAACGTTCAAAGAAAAGTCAATGAGTTAGAATTCGAATCTGATAATGAATATAATTCACTGTTGGTAAAAGAAATTACTGTAATAAACCCTAAAATCAATATCTATAAGAAAGTAGAGGCGGTAAAAGCTgttaaaaataacgaatggTGGGAAACCATTTGTCTTAATCAGAAACCTATGAAAATGCAGCTGGATAGTGCATCAGAAATAAACATACTATcacaaaattcattcaaacagAATTTCAAGGCAAGTTAA